A region of the Lasioglossum baleicum unplaced genomic scaffold, iyLasBale1 scaffold0028, whole genome shotgun sequence genome:
atgttttcacgtctctacatgcaagactgtttatgtctgtcatcgccatccagcTATCGTAAAACACTCATTTCaacggagttcaatgaacttcttgtttaatttcataaatatatagaacggtcccctctgaaagatttatgtaatgggaccatacagccagtcaataatttttctcaacatcgatttgtcgaggaccaacggtttttctcacgtgcggagatttcgacgaacgtctaaTCTCGCGAGTTCGTCTTGTTTACTTtcgtacaacggtcccctcttatcgatgtagtgcaagaggaccgtgtcgctgtttccgtctgtcatcgccatacaGCCAGCCGTCGTATACAGCCAGCCGTCGTAAACATTCATTAAGAGtaacatttacaataattttcatcCATCTTTTTTATCGTAGTTGGGGTGGGGATGGCAAGAATAAAAGAACAGggcgcgatggaacgcgaagtcttcgtaaacggtccatcgttgcaagcgtttgtcgtgTTGAGATTCAAAGATCAGCCATTTTTCCATACGTGGCGGTTTTCACGTACTATCCGTTTGGAATTGTGTGAAATGAACGTATCGGAGGAAAAAGGTGACACGACTGCTCCAACGTTGAAAAATTTAGCTTGGGCTCACGTcataaattcatacttgagtGATCATTTCTCTatcgagctgaaaacattggtggAACGTTTAATGCGGAATGATGCAACGAGTCGCGTATGTTTCGtttacacgaaaagatttagtcaagttgtTGTGCGATGGCCGGTGATTGAATCCCCATCCACAATATTAGACATCATCGAAACGGGCGAAcgtcgcatcgttggatgcaaagtgtaattatattttgagaactggaaatttaacgaaCGATATCAAATCGAagttgaaagaaatattttgttgACAACTGTGCGGCAGCAAAATGACTGaaacgttgaaaaaaatgttgaagtgTTTGACGCGCATGTCAATGCTGGTGAAAACTATGGACGAGTATCGCGAATGGCATCGCTCGTACATCGAGTCTCTACAGTGTTGTGTGAATTATCTAGCCTGTGCGAAAGATGAATTGTCTGTAGGCAAGAAACATAGTTTAACATCGATTATGTGTCGTATGAAAACTTTGAACGTCGCGTTGCATGAACGTATTTCCTCGCCGCACACCGGTAGAGGTTTATACGATCACAGGGGTGCGAGAGCCTCGACGCTTCGTTGGGAAAATGTTGAGTCGGCGTTTAAAAATCGCATATCGACCGGCATCGTTATCAACGTCGAACATATCGATccgaaacaatttttacagcACGCGAAACGAATAATTACGGGACGCGTTACGGAATTTTTAAATACGCATTCATCGTTGAAAGCTAACGTATCGTTGGAGGCGGAATTCATGCAGCGCACCAACGAGGTTTCCGTGAAAAGTTTCGGCACGCGAAACGTTGCATTGTTTCGGACAAGCGATCTACGACAGTGGTATCAGAGAGACGTTGTACCGACGATTTTGACATCGCTGGAAGAGTTTCAAGAgcgagacagcgggtgggcACTGTCGAAGATACTACATTTGATCGTGAACTTCAGCAACTACCAGCCGTTGCAAGCCGGCTGCGCCGCTGCAACCTACTTGCCTCGAACAATACAGCTGAAAAGAGCGGTCGTGAACGTGGTCAGCAAGGATGAAGCATGCTTTTTTTGGGCGGTCGTGGCGAGTCTCTATCCGGCCGAGGCACATCCATCACGTTTGTCATCGTATCCGCACTACAAAACGGTGCTTCGAACCGAAGGTTTTCAATCACCCATGCTGTTCAAAGACATTGGGAAATTTGAACGAGAAAACGACGTTTCCGTGAACGTGTTCGAATGGGTGCGGAAGAAATGTGTAACGCTTCATTTGACCGGGGAGAAACGGAGGAGACATGTAAACTTGCTGTTTCTACAGAATGCTGCAAAGACTCACAGCCATTTCGTCATACAAAATTTGTCACGATTGGTTTCGTCGCAGCTTAGCAAGAAGAAAAATCTCAAGTATATTTGTGATCGGTAAGTTGCACGTTtttgtgttttttaaaaattctttgaagCAAAAAAGACATAATTTTTTCCTTCCCACAGGTGTTTGCAATATTTTCCCACGCCGGAGAGATTAAACATGCATACGATTGACTGTGAACGGATGAACGATTGTGCTCTGGAGCTTCCAATATCGGAAGAAGATAAGTGGTTACAGTTTAAGAACTACACGAACAAAGAACAGGCGCCGTTCGTTATTTATGCTGACTTGGAGTGCCTGCTGCTGCCTGGGGAACAGCAAGGGCAAGACCGTGCGGCACGCGTACAATATCAACAACACCACGCGTTTAGTATAGGATACTACATGCATTGTCGCTATGACGAGTCGTTGTCCGAGTATCAGGATTATCGCGATAAAGAGGGATATGCCGCGTGGTTCGTGAACAGGTTATACGAGCTGAGTTGCAAATTACAGCCGATATTTGATAAAACGATGCCAATGAATCCGCTAACTGAAGCGGAAAAGTTAAATTTTCATACGGCCACACATTGTCATGTCTGCGAGAAACCGTTCGACACTTCCGACGCGACGAAAGTACATGATCATTGCCATTTCACGGGTGCGTATCGTGGTCCGGCTCATAATGGATGCAATTTGAACTATCAATCTTCATACACGATACCGGtggtttttcataatttatcaggTTACGACGCGCATTTCATAATCAAAGAATTAGCAAACGCGTTCGAGGGGCAGATAAACGTGTTGCCATTGACGAAAGAAAAGTATATCTCTTTCACGAAAAACGTTTCCATCGAGAGACAGCCGGGTAAAGAGCGAAAGTACGCAAAGTTTTTGAAATTTCGCTTCATCGACTCATTCAAATTCTTGAACTCGAGTCTGGACAAGCTGTCGTCATACTTGGACAAAAGCAAATTACGCATCGTACGAGGTGAATTTGCATATCTTTCCGACAACGATTTCAACCTGTTGACCAGAAAAGGCGTGTTCCCATACGACTATCTGACATCGTATGATAAATTAAACGATACATGTTTGCCGTCGCGCGAAGAATTTTACAATCAGTTGAATGGCAGCGAGATATCCGACGCCGATTACCTTCACGCGAATACGATTTGGTCGCGTTTCGCTATACGAACGCTTGGACAGTACAgcgatttatatttaaaattagatGTCCTGTTGTTGGCggatgtttttgaaaattttcgcgatGACTGTCTCGAGAATTACAAGCTCGATCCGGCACATTATTAcacgctccccggtttcgcatgGGACGTGATGATGAAAATGACGAAGATTGAATTGGAGTTGTTCACCGACGTCGACATGCTTTTGTTTGTGGAGCGAGGAATACGTGGCGCATTGAGCCAGTGTTCACATAGGTATGCATGCgcaaacaacaaatattcatCTAGCCACGACTCGAGCAAACCATCCACCTACTTAATGTATTTCGACGTGAATAATTTGTACGGTTGGGCTATGTCGCAACCTCTACCGTACAGAGACTTTCGATGGGTGGAGGAGGACATAGATAATTTCGATGTCGAATCCATTCCAATCGATAGCCCCGTAGGATACATTTTGGAGGTGGATTTAGAGTATCCACGCGAAATTCACGATGCTCACGCGGATCTTCCGTTTTGTCCAAGTCACGGCACGGCGACCGACTCGAGTCAAAGAAAGTTGATGGCAACACTTCACGATAAGGAACGATATGTTGTACATTATCGATACCTCCAACAAAGTATAAAGCACAatctgaaattgaagaaaattcatcgaattcTAGAGTTTCGACAGTCGCGATGGTTGCATGGCTACATCGATTTGAACACAAAATTACGCGCCAACGCGACCAACGATTTTTCCaagaatttgttcaaattaatgaacaatgctgtgtttgggaaaacgatggagaacgttcgaaatcatgccatcgtgaaattactttctcgatggAATGGTAGACACGGCGTCGAACGATTAATagctagaccaaattttcacagcTATACAGTGTGTTCCGAAGACTTCGTCGCGATTCAGATGAAAAAGCTGCTCGTTAAATTTTACAAACCAATCTACGTAGGCATGGCTGTATTGGATATATCGAAATTTCATTTGTACAGCTTCCATTATGAGTACATGTACCCAAACTTCCAGAAAAATTGTAAGATTTTGTACACGGACACGGACAGCCTGATATACGAGATCGCTTGCGATGACGCGTACGATGCGCTGCTGAAACGTGATATCCATCGATACGATACAAGTAATTATGACCTGAACAACGTTTACGGTGTTCCGATTGCGAATAATAAACAACTAGGATTGATGAAGGATGAGAATGGCGGTAAAATTATGACCGAGTTTGTAGGACTTCGTTCAAAAATGTATGCGATTCGCGTGCATGGTGATGATGAAACTAAAAAAATCAAAGGCATCAGAACAAACGTTACCGCTCGAGACATCAGTTTCAAAGACTATATCGATTGTCTTCACAATAATACAGAAAAGAGGGTTAATAGTAATCGTATAGTGTCCGTACAACATCAGGTGTATTCGATGTCGGAAGTAAAATTAGCATTGAGTCCGAACGACGATAAGcgatatatttgtaataatttgatcgatACGCTTCCTTGGGGGCATTATAGCATCAATTAAGAAAAACCGAGTCACCATTTTTTATCCTCGTAAAAGAAATGGAAGTGGTAGGGAGAACGAAGTGGTAGGGAGATTATTGTAAATCTTTGTAGACTAGTCGGAGAGGGGATGCGGCCATTTTGTTGATCTTATCTGTAAAAGGAGTGGTGGGGAGACAGCATATAAAAATATCGTATCCCGAGCGTCATGCTTCAGATCAAGACAACCGTCGCTAAAACGTAGACAGCACGATGCAGCACAACCGTCGTCCACTCGCTGAATGTGATCGTTCAAACATCGAGGAGTCGCACAAAAAGAAGAGGCTAAATAATATGTAAGTAGAAAAgatgaaaaattgtgaaaaaagaaatttagaaaaatgtctAATTTTGAAATCTGTTGCAGGGGTTTTCACAATAGCAGCCCCATTGCATCGATGATACAGCCATCATCATCGTCACCGTCGAGTTGTTTGCACGGCGCGCGAGTCTTGAGTCGAAGATATTCGGTATAGACAGGTATAGGCggttacaggaacagctacagacaggtacaggaacagctacagacaggtacaggaacaggtacagacagctacagacaggtataggaacagctacagacagctacagacaggtataggaacagttCCTatggaacagctacagacagccacaggaacaggtacagacaggtatagacaggtatagacaggtataggaacagctacagacagctacagacaggtataggaacagctacagacagctacagacaggtataggaacagctacagacagctacagacaggtataggaacagctacagacagccacaggaacaggtacagacaggtatagacaagtataggaacagctacagacaggtataggaacagctacagacagccacaggaacagctacagacaggtacagacaggtacaggaacaggtacaggtacagtaTGACGATTGCACATCATATCCACGGATTTCCCTCAAGGACCGCCGACACGTTTCTTGtgtcagactttatcgtttctttagcGGTCTTCAGGACTTCGATCAGCTTTTCATCCCCTGTTTAGCTAATATTTCAGACTTATTTCATGTCGTCCACTTTTTACCTTCTCCTTCAAGGTCGCGTTGATATCGGTTGATTTCATATTTTCGTTTGCATCGTATGGAACACCTTGTatcgtagccaatatttcggactttatcgtttcttgaGAGGTTTTCAGTTTTTTGACCAGTTTTTTCATGATCTCTGATTCgagcttcgcgttaagcgtgtccacgtatactttggttgcagcGTGATCGTTTGCCTCGGGATTCGCCACGCGCCCGATCCTCATACCTTTCGCATCATACAATTTAGCATCATCGTTCAAACATATAGCGTTATCGCGCACGTAACTTTTAAAAACGCCAGGATAGAAAATGGGAGAAACATTCGACTCGCGTTTGTTCGCTTCGCGAAACACCATGCCAAATTTGTTGATAGACATTGTTTCGAGttagtcttcttcttcttctccttcttcttcttctccttcttcttcttctccttcttcttcttcttcaggtATCACCAACTCGTACCGCTCGCACAACCGTTTTACCTGCCCTGCGATCCAcagtattcgttgaaatatctcaTCCAGTTTTATTCTTAGACTTTGAAATCTCAAGTTCCAGCTTtcaccgttgtcgtcgtcgtctcctcccgaggatatcgtttgattcgtttcgcaacAATTAAGATGAATACGCATTTTTATGAACCGTAACAATTTTATCGATTGACATTTCATTCGTCACTGACTTGACGAACGCATGCACGCTTTAATTTATAACTATACCGGCTTCGCGAAGTTCTTCGATTATCGACATTATTTCATTGTCATGGTTGGAATGACCGGCATTCTTCGAAGCGGTTAACAATTTCAGacgatcgacgagttcgttCGGATCGTCCCAATGCACGTAATCGATTGGATGGTCGGTCACGCGcatagaagttggaagttcaatcCCTCTCCCACTTCGCGACGAAAACAATGGTCctataattttcttatacttGTAACCTTTGTTTCCCTTTAGCTGATTCCCGCGTCGATGTGCTTGCGTAAGATTGAGAATTCTTTTGTACACGTTCTTATCATCCTCGGTGTACAGCCGCTCGTCgggtattttattgaatatcaatTCGTAAAGACCGTGAGTCCCCTCGTACCTTACTCCGTTAACGATGATATCGACGTTGCTGTTCACATCGAATGTGGAATTTCCCAGCATCAGTTTATCATCGTGCAAATATACCCCGTACACGTTGTCGGAATTTGTCGTTGgaccggtaaaaaatttttttaaatactcgCGCGCCAACGGTCCTAAATTCTCGGATAGATGTTGATTTTCCTCTTGATGAGTTTcaggattttcaaaaatatcacgcatcgaagattccaaagatgccttgttcgtcggctccatctcctcgtcgtcgtcgtcgtcgtcattgtcattgtcatcgTCATTGTCATCGTCATTAACCCTCATTTTTTTTATAGAGGACGAGGTCGGCGGTCCTCCAACATCTGAGAATCTTCTTTTTTCGTGAGGGTGGAGGGGAGGGTGGTGGCGTTTCCTTGATATCTGAGAACACGTTGTCGTTCGGCTCGACAGTAGCcgtattttgaactagctgtttcaACGGTTCAACGATCGGTCGTAAATTCGTTTGCAAATTCTCCTCGGTCGCCATTTTCCCAACTTTCAACGCCAAATACTTTTTACGTATGGTATCGCTGGTCTTCGCTATTTCGTTTGCAATCGAAACTCGCAGcttctccttcttttccttttgagCCGGCATATTGCTTGGAAGCGTAAGGGAGAGATTTACAGCCACGATACAACACCGACAACCCTTACCGAGCAACTGTGCTCATTACAGTACGACAAACTCGTTAAATCCACGTCTGTAACGACCGCGATTCGCGGGACTATctttatcgattacgagaaatccATACTTCCTTCGCCAACAATTCGCACATAACGCGCTAAACGTCTCGAACGACATATCGGTATTTACGTGATCCTGATGAATGTGACGCAAGTTCATGGTATCCTGTTTGAACAGAATCAACAGATTGGCATTGTCgcgaattaaatgtttaggtattCTCGCGTACGACTGACCCAGGTAGAAGCAATCGACGTGCGAATGTCTACCCATCGCGAAATACTCTCTCATGATATCCTGCTCGTCACACGCCACGTCGTCGAAGATGAATATCGAATCGGGTCGTGCTTCTGCGGGAGGGATTACGTCGGCATTGTCCGCGAACGCAAAGTAGCCTACATCCTCCCCCACGGATGAGAACAGTTTGCTCAAGTATTGATATTTTGACTGGTTCAGCGATTTTGAGTACACATAAACGTTTGCGAATCGTAGTCCGTTCTCGCTTTCCAGCAGGCTAATCATAACCTTCGTTTTACCGCACCCCGATGGGCCGCTTATGACGCATCGTACATTGCATGGTAACAACGATCCATGTTTACGCATCGTCTCGTCACAATCGTCGAACGCGCGACACGTTGGAACACGAATATCCAAAGATTGTCTTACAAACCGCATGATCTGATTGACTAGATGAGAGAGGGGGAATAGTATTTATACGAGAGCTCAAACATCGTCGGTATCAGTCACTCCCCACCCCCTCCAAACGTGAGGAAGttcttttcttttaaaaaaagaGAGAGCAGAAAAAATAGCTTATGCGCACGAATCGTTGTTCACAACGACGTCTCGGTCCACATACGGGTAAGGGGTTTTTAAACAGAGCTATAAATGCTCTGTGCTGTCGTCCAAGCACTTTCCGCCCATAGATCTGAGCAATGGCGAATACGAGCTGGGATTGCtcgatttgcaaacttattaCACGATACCGAACATCAGCGCCAACATTGGAAACAATCGATTCTACTTCGGCGAAAAAGATGAAGAGATCGTCATACCCGACGGTTCATACGAATTGGAAGCGATAAACGCATACTTGAAACGTGAAATATGCGCACGATATCCCCCAAAAAATGTCGATGAGTCGTCCACCACCTCTGATATCGAATATCCGCTGGTCTTACGAGCCAACACCAACACCATGAAAAGTGAAATTATAAGCAAGTATCAAATAAACTTTGCAAAGCCTTGCAACGTGGGCTCTATCCTAGGATTTTCCATGGATCGTGTTTTACCACCGAACGCGTGGCATACATCGAATGTGCCTGTGAATATCATCAGCGTGAATATCGTACGAGTAGAATGCAACATaaccaccggatcgtacgacaaCGGTAAACTCGTTCACACGATACATGAATTCACGCCTCAGGTACCGCCAGGGTATAAATTGTCGGAAACGCCGGCGCGAGTCATTTACCTTCCGATCGTCGCACGAGTAATTGACGATTTAACGATTCGCATAGTTGATCAATCCGGACGTttgattgattttcgaggtgaagaaatcacggtgcgactacatgcgcgacgaagcaatgctaattcATAACAATACAACATTCCATACGTTGAACAACAGCGCctgcagcaacaacagcaagaaACTAACCGCTGAGAAAAACGTAAAGTCATCGATTCGCAAGAAATTAACCGTGGAAAACGCCAAGTATCTACGATCTTTGGGATTTATTGTAAAAAAGTGAGAGGGAAAAAAATCATGTTTGacaacattttgaacatctcCGAAGCACCGATCTTCGACAATCGCATAACGAAGATTGAGCTGCACACGTACAATCCGTATGCTAACACAACGTTCGAGAACAGCGACGAGATAAGGATACCCATTCAGCAACAAGACCTGTACACGCTCCCGTGTAAAAGTTTCCTATACGTTGAGGGAAAACTTAGTTTACCGAGAAAACTCGAATTACCGACTGGATCAGGAGGAGAATCCAGCATCGATACGGCAACTCTTGAGAACAATGCCGTTGCGTTTATGTTTGAGGAAATACGCTACGAATTGAACGGTGTAGAAATCGATCGATCCAGAAATTCCGGTGCGACGACAACTCTGAAGAATTACGTGAGTCTGTCCAGAACGAGAAGCGGCGCATTGTCCAACGCTGGCTGGCTGTATGGTGATGGTGGACAGAAACAGGCTGCAACGGCCACGGCTGCGATACATTTCAACTTTTGTGTACCTATGAACATTTTATTAGGCTTCTGTGAAGATTACAAACGTGTTGTGATAAATGCTCGACacgaattgattttgatttgctCGCGTACCGACGTGAACGCATTGTACAGTCCTTCCAACAACGCGAAACCTATTCTGGATCTGtacaaaattcaatggcgaatgccACATGTTGCATTGGATGAAATACATAAGCTATCCATGTTACGTATTTTAGACAGCGACAGATCGATCGGCATGAGCTTTCGATCGTGGGATCTGTACGAATATCCTCTACTACAGACGACTACGAAGCATACATGGGCGATAAAAACAGCTCTGCAAATGGAAAAACCGCGATACGTGATATTCGCCTTGCAAACCGATCGAAAGAATAACTTAAAGAAAACAGCTACGCGATTCGACCATTGCGCATTGACCAATATTCGTCTTTACTTGAACTCGGAAACATATCCGTACGATGATTTAAATATCGATTTTGAGAAAGGTAAATACGCGTTGCTCTACGACATGTATgcaaaattccaagaatcatactatGGAAACGGTGAAGCGCTACTCAACACCATGGATTTCCTGCGATACGGTCCACTCGtcgttctcgattgttctcGACAAAATGAAGCGCTAAAAAATGCTACGGTCGACGTGCGAATCGAATTCGAATGTCGAACCGATGTCCCCCCATCGACAACAGCCTACTGCTTAATGATACACGACCGCATCGTGGAGTACAATCCATTGAcgaacattgttcgaaaaattacttaaaccgctctaaaaatatttatcatttctctactttaattgtatttttattctataggaattgtaaaagaaggaacttgtaataaaataaaatacaaaagagatattctcgaataactttatttttaaaataccttctcgaaaaattttcacaTACACatccacacatacatacacacacacacacacacatacacacacacacacacacacatacacacacacacacacacacaattaaaCTAATAATATTACCCCCTCTCCATTGACATGTTTACATTAGCggcattataaattgctcgctGCAGTCGCCGTATGAAGTAATAGCAtaaaaaacgtcgacgatcaCGGTCGCTATACGAAGTTACATCGCTGGTGTGTTTTTATCATCCGACCAGTCAACTTTGCGCATTCCCCCTCTTTTTCAAcggtaagtacaataaaaattaataaattacgtAAAATCTAGTGaaaaactttctttatttagatggatcgaatcactcaaatcattgacatggacggtttcattgtggaaaaaaaatttatatgcaaagagttagctatgatcgatgtttgtcacgacggctcgttcgaactctccgaatttcgcttggggaagaactttcattgtttatccgacgccgacaaaaagtctgcatggtatgtcagcaatttcatacacgggattccatttaaagatttcggttatgaaaaatatcaacagcacgatatattcgatgtaattcaaaattttgtgtgcgattacgcgaatcctgtcgtagcgtacaaaggtggatgtttcgagagagacatccttcgaaaaatgaaaataaactcgataaatatggaagatttcaactgtccgaaatacgatgtactagttcacgatcccgtgtatgaaattgctgatgacgaaccgtgtcgacttcacgaaaacacgtaaagtatcagttataaagacgcgactttgaattttttccacgtcaaaaccacaaacacctctttttacgtttttgatttttttcacaCAGTGTTTCACAATGATTGCAAAATCGGAGATGGATCCCGCAGCCGTCGCAACAACCGATCACACAACACCACCCGATTATCGTCTCGAACGTGACAGACTCCAAAGTTTCCGCAACTGGCGTTACTCACACATCGTCCAACCGGAGAAACTCGCAGCCGCTGGATTTTTCAGTCTGGACTATGAAGATAGCGTCGAATGTTTCGAATGTCGCATACGGCTGGCTCTATGGGACGAGGACGATGATCCCATGAAGGAGCATCGCGCCTGGTCGAGATTCTGCAGATACGCCAGCGGATTGAACTGCGACAACGTGCCGATCGGAGTCGATCCCGGCACAATCCCGTCAACCCCTCGTGGTGTGGATGTCTGTGGAATCGCGAAAGAATCGGCGCTCGAACGAaaataaattaagaaataaaaaacCTATataatgaatgtataaaaaattttttatttttttaaataaatatattgttttaataattatatgtattattcttCCTCTTCTGgctgtaaaaaagaaaaaatgttattaagtattaattttttaattaataaatatataaaattattttaactttaCTCACCGGATTCTCGAACAGTACCCTGACTGTCGTTATCACATTCCAATTCTCCATCGGAATATTATATGCACGCATCGCATGCATCCATCCGCGCATAAACGCGGCCCTCTCTTCGTTGGAACCAAACATCTGttgataatataaaaattgtaatataaaataacactatatcaataatataacatattactTATAATATTTCTTTGTACTTACCACCAACTCCATTGCATCAGTCAGGGATACATTCTCCTCCTCTACAACGATATGGGTTACTCTTTCCATCGTGacgaaaatgttagaataaGAGCATCGACTGCACCCATTCTTTTATACATGTATCCCCACCCGGAAAAAGAAGTAGGGAAATCTCCACCCccacgaaattaaataaaatgttcatcgaaatctccgcTCGTGAGAAACCGACGGGTCCAGccgcacgtgagaaaaaccattggtcctcgacaaatcgatgttgagaaaaatttttggctggctgtatggtcctcttacataaatctttcagaggggaccgttgtatatatttacgaaattaaacaagacgctcatcgaactccgttcaaatgagTGTTTACGATAGCTGGGTGGCGATGGCAGACGGAAACAGCGACACAGTCCTCGAAGATCTTTAAGAGGGGACCGTGTCGTAGAAGATCTTTAAGAGGGGACCGTGTCGCAGAAGATCTTTAAGTGGGGACCGTgtcagtttagcgctccacgcttttatttattgtcgctaatgtgaaaaaaattatttatcgagCACAGTTCAAATGAGTGTTTATGATAGCTGGGTGGCGATGGCAGACggaaacagcgacacggtcctctAAGAAGATCTTTAAGAGGGGACCGTGCCGTAGAACAGATAATGAAGCGGCATTAGGGCGCCGGATTGTTGGCTCTCGGTGGGAGCAGATATTGCCGGAGTTCCTCAAGGT
Encoded here:
- the LOC143219405 gene encoding uncharacterized protein LOC143219405, which gives rise to MTETLKKMLKCLTRMSMLVKTMDEYREWHRSYIESLQCCVNYLACAKDELSVGKKHSLTSIMCRMKTLNVALHERISSPHTGRGLYDHRGARASTLRWENVESAFKNRISTGIVINVEHIDPKQFLQHAKRIITGRVTEFLNTHSSLKANVSLEAEFMQRTNEVSVKSFGTRNVALFRTSDLRQWYQRDVVPTILTSLEEFQERDSGWALSKILHLIVNFSNYQPLQAGCAAATYLPRTIQLKRAVVNVVSKDEACFFWAVVASLYPAEAHPSRLSSYPHYKTVLRTEGFQSPMLFKDIGKFERENDVSVNVFEWVRKKCVTLHLTGEKRRRHVNLLFLQNAAKTHSHFVIQNLSRLVSSQLSKKKNLKYICDRCLQYFPTPERLNMHTIDCERMNDCALELPISEEDKWLQFKNYTNKEQAPFVIYADLECLLLPGEQQGQDRAARVQYQQHHAFSIGYYMHCRYDESLSEYQDYRDKEGYAAWFVNRLYELSCKLQPIFDKTMPMNPLTEAEKLNFHTATHCHVCEKPFDTSDATKVHDHCHFTGAYRGPAHNGCNLNYQSSYTIPVVFHNLSGYDAHFIIKELANAFEGQINVLPLTKEKYISFTKNVSIERQPGKERKYAKFLKFRFIDSFKFLNSSLDKLSSYLDKSKLRIVRGEFAYLSDNDFNLLTRKGVFPYDYLTSYDKLNDTCLPSREEFYNQLNGSEISDADYLHANTIWSRFAIRTLGQYSDLYLKLDVLLLADVFENFRDDCLENYKLDPAHYYTLPGFAWDVMMKMTKIELELFTDVDMLLFVERGIRGALSQCSHRYACANNKYSSSHDSSKPSTYLMYFDVNNLYGWAMSQPLPYRDFRWVEEDIDNFDVESIPIDSPVGYILEVDLEYPREIHDAHADLPFCPSHGTATDSSQRKLMATLHDKERYVMKKLLVKFYKPIYVGMAVLDISKFHLYSFHYEYMYPNFQKNCKILYTDTDSLIYEIACDDAYDALLKRDIHRYDTSNYDLNNVYGVPIANNKQLGLMKDENGGKIMTEFVGLRSKMYAIRVHGDDETKKIKGIRTNVTARDISFKDYIDCLHNNTEKRVNSNRIVSVQHQVYSMSEVKLALSPNDDKRYICNNLIDTLPWGHYSIN